From the Planktothricoides raciborskii GIHE-MW2 genome, the window CGATGATTTCCTCCTTAGTTTCGGGAATGGTAAATCGCTTTTCGTCTAACTCCAACAGCAAATCATTGGGAAAATCAATATCCGCTTTATCAATTTCATCAATTAATAAAACCGTTCGCTGTTCATTCATAAATGCCTGACCCATCGGCCCCCAATCTCGATAAGTTTTAGGGTCATCTAGACGCTGAATTTCTTCTGGGTCGGTGACGCGATTTAGGGCTAGTAATTGAGCATCCCGCAATCGGCCTAAATTATTATAAGTATAGAGTCCATCTTGGGCTTTGCTGGTGGATTTAATATTCCAGGAAAGATAGGGTAACTTTAACTCAAATGCTACCGCTTGCGCTAATTTAGTTTTGCCCGAACCGGGTTCACCTTGCAATAACAAAGGACGCTGGAGGGTAATAGCTAAATTAACCGCTTCCACCAGTTCAGGACTGGGTAAATAGGGATAAATAATCAGCCCTTTTTCATCCTCATGCCCTGGGGGGGGTTGGACTTTTCCGGTATAGTTTAGCGTTAGGGTTGGTTCTAATATTTCAGCCATTTTAATTCTTGTTCCTCCAATTCAATCTTATAATTTTTACATATTTTTTTCATAATTTCTCGATGTTTTCCTTCGCTGCCTGCTAAAATTTTTTCTACAACCGTTGGTTGCGCGGGCAAATTTTCATCACAGAGAACTTGTTCTAGCCAACAAG encodes:
- a CDS encoding MoxR family ATPase, which codes for MAEILEPTLTLNYTGKVQPPPGHEDEKGLIIYPYLPSPELVEAVNLAITLQRPLLLQGEPGSGKTKLAQAVAFELKLPYLSWNIKSTSKAQDGLYTYNNLGRLRDAQLLALNRVTDPEEIQRLDDPKTYRDWGPMGQAFMNEQRTVLLIDEIDKADIDFPNDLLLELDEKRFTIPETKEEIIAKHPPIIFITSNAERDLPDAFLRRCLFHYIEFPQRERLIEIVLAHFNISEDNPVIDLIEAAVDKFSELREILQEEKGQGAKKVSTSELIDWVDILRRYPQDEVRGKLNGRLPYLGVLLKSWDDHRRYLKRIEEAEGW